The Bryobacteraceae bacterium genome includes a window with the following:
- the nadB gene encoding L-aspartate oxidase codes for MDIEPLAETIRTDFLVIGAGVAGMRAAIELAGAGDVLVVAKDSLEESSSEYAQGGIAVALSDEDDVSLHEADTLAAGDGLCEPAAVRVLVSEGPPRIEELIQWGAEFDRDGSKLLFAREGAHSRSRVLHSHGDSTGREIARTLYRRAASLPGVRFEGFTAVVDLLLDEGRVAGALILDARRGRLLAVLARATLLATGGLGRVYSDTTNPDVATGDGVAMAWRAGAVISDIEFVQFHPTALHVEGAPRFLLSEALRGEGAILLNSAGERFMPRYHPMAELAPRDVVSRAIVSEMRRENAPHVWLDISGRGPDFVRKRFPRIHSTCLAFGFDLDRQPAPVCPAAHYAMGGVWTDLDGRTTLEGLWSAGEAACTGVHGANRLASNSLLEGVVFGARAGRSMRETALPAPVRFSPPQPLSVPGLTLGELRSMAMHSAGIVRSGETLAGLLQRLENTPSESVPALDRDPLERANTRTVLELIARCALARQESRGAHYRTDFPEKSPAFCAHSRLSSGMAEVAFLPVAAD; via the coding sequence GTGGATATCGAACCGCTGGCTGAAACAATACGCACGGATTTTCTCGTCATCGGGGCGGGCGTCGCCGGCATGCGCGCGGCCATTGAACTCGCCGGCGCCGGCGATGTTCTCGTCGTCGCCAAGGACAGCCTCGAAGAGTCCAGCTCGGAATACGCCCAGGGCGGCATCGCCGTCGCCCTCAGCGACGAAGACGACGTCTCCCTCCACGAGGCCGATACTCTCGCCGCAGGCGACGGACTCTGCGAGCCCGCCGCCGTGCGCGTGCTCGTCAGCGAGGGGCCGCCGCGCATCGAAGAGCTGATCCAGTGGGGAGCGGAGTTCGACCGCGACGGGTCGAAGCTCCTGTTCGCCCGCGAAGGAGCCCACTCCCGCAGCCGCGTGCTGCATTCGCACGGCGATTCCACCGGCCGCGAGATCGCCCGCACCCTCTACCGCCGCGCCGCGTCGCTTCCCGGCGTGCGCTTCGAAGGCTTCACTGCCGTCGTCGACCTCCTCCTCGACGAAGGCCGCGTCGCCGGAGCGCTCATTCTCGACGCCCGGCGCGGACGCCTGCTCGCCGTGCTCGCCCGCGCCACCCTGCTCGCCACCGGCGGCCTCGGCCGCGTCTACTCCGACACCACCAACCCCGACGTCGCCACCGGCGACGGTGTCGCCATGGCCTGGCGCGCCGGCGCCGTCATCAGCGACATCGAGTTCGTCCAGTTCCACCCCACCGCCCTGCACGTCGAAGGCGCCCCCCGCTTCCTTCTCTCGGAAGCGCTCCGGGGCGAAGGCGCCATTCTGCTCAACAGCGCCGGCGAGCGCTTCATGCCCCGCTACCACCCGATGGCGGAGCTCGCCCCCCGCGATGTCGTCTCCCGCGCCATCGTCTCCGAAATGCGCCGCGAAAACGCGCCTCACGTGTGGCTCGACATCAGCGGCCGCGGCCCGGATTTCGTCCGGAAGCGCTTCCCCCGCATCCACTCCACCTGCCTCGCTTTCGGCTTCGATCTCGACCGCCAGCCCGCGCCCGTCTGCCCGGCTGCGCACTACGCCATGGGCGGCGTGTGGACGGATCTCGACGGCCGCACCACGCTCGAAGGCCTCTGGTCCGCCGGCGAAGCCGCCTGCACCGGCGTCCACGGCGCCAACCGCCTCGCGTCGAATTCCCTGCTCGAAGGCGTCGTCTTCGGCGCCCGCGCCGGCCGTTCCATGCGCGAAACGGCTCTGCCCGCCCCCGTGCGCTTCTCGCCGCCTCAGCCGCTCAGCGTCCCCGGACTGACCCTCGGCGAACTGCGAAGCATGGCCATGCACTCAGCCGGCATCGTCCGTTCCGGCGAAACTCTGGCGGGACTGTTGCAGCGCCTCGAAAACACCCCTTCCGAATCGGTTCCCGCCCTCGATCGCGACCCCCTCGAGCGCGCCAACACGCGCACCGTCCTCGAACTGATCGCCCGCTGCGCCCTCGCCCGTCAGGAAAGCCGCGGCGCCCACTACCGCACCGATTTCCCTGAAAAGTCCCCCGCCTTCTGCGCCCACTCCCGCCTCTCGAGCGGCATGGCGGAAGTCGCCTTCCTGCCCGTCGCGGCGGACTGA